Proteins found in one Hippopotamus amphibius kiboko isolate mHipAmp2 chromosome 12, mHipAmp2.hap2, whole genome shotgun sequence genomic segment:
- the LOC130832782 gene encoding keratin, type II cytoskeletal 71: protein MSRQFTCKPGAAAKGGFSGCSAVLSGGSSSSYRAGGKGLGGGFGSRSLYNLGGVRSISFNVGSGSGKSGGYGFGRGRASGFAGSMFGSVALGPVCPTVCPPGGIHQVTVNESLLAPLNVELDPEIQKVRAQEREQIKALNDKFASFIDKVRFLEQQNQVLETKWELLQQLDLNNCKNNLEPILEGYIGNLRKRLETLSGDRVRLDSELRSVRDVVEDYKKRYEEEINRRTAAENEFVLLKKDVDAAYANKVELQAKVDSMDQEIKFFKCLYEAEVAQIQSHISDMSVVLSMDNNRDLNLDSIIDEVRAQYEEIALKSKAEAEALYQTKFQELQLAAGRHGDDLKNTKNEISELTRLIQRIRSEIENVKKQASNLETAIADAEQRGDNALKDARAKLDELEAALHQAKEELARMMHEYQELMSLKLALDMEIATYRKLLESEECRMSGEFPSPVSISIISSTSGSGGRGFQPSSVSGGYVANSSSCISGVCSARGGEARSRSSTADYKDALGKGSSLSAPSKKASR from the exons TTCGGGAGCCGGAGCCTCTACAACCTGGGCGGCGTCCGCAGCATCTCCTTCAACGTGGGCAGCGGCAGTGGGAAGAGTGGAGGTTACGGATTTGGCCGGGGCCGGGCCAGCGGCTTTGCTGGCAGCATGTTTGGCAGTGTGGCCCTGGGGCCCGTGTGCCCCACTGTGTGCCCGCCTGGAGGCATCCACCAGGTCACCGTTAACGAGAGCCTCCTGGCCCCCCTCAATGTAGAGCTGGACCCTGAGATCCAGAAAGTGCGCGCTCAGGAGCGGGAGCAGATCAAGGCGTTGAACGACAAATTTGCCTCCTTCATCGACAAG GTGCGGTTCCTGGAGCAGCAGAACCAGGTGCTGGAGACCAAGTGGGAGCTGCTGCAGCAGCTGGACCTGAACAACTGTAAGAACAACCTGGAGCCCATCCTCGAGGGCTACATCGGCAACCTGCGGAAGCGGCTGGAGACGCTGTCCGGGGACCGGGTGAGGCTGGACTCGGAGCTGAGGAGCGTGCGGGACGTGGTGGAGGACTACAAGAAGAG GTACGAGGAAGAAATCAACAGGCGGACAGCGGCAGAGAATGAATTTGTGCTGCTCAAGAAG GATGTGGATGCAGCTTATGCCAATAAGGTGGAGCTGCAGGCCAAGGTGGACTCCATGGACCAGGAGATCAAGTTCTTCAAGTGTCTCTATGAAGCC GAGGTCGCTCAGATCCAGTCCCACATCAGCGACATGTCCGTGGTCCTGTCCATGGACAACAACCGGGACCTGAACCTGGACAGCATCATCGATGAGGTCCGCGCCCAATATGAGGAGATCGCCCTAAAGAGCAAGGCGGAGGCCGAGGCACTGTACCAGACCAAG TTCCAGGAGCTGCAGCTGGCGGCCGGCCGGCATGGGGATGACCTCAAAAACACGAAGAACGAGATCTCGGAGCTCACCCGGCTCATCCAGAGAATCCGCTCAGAGATTGAGAATGTGAAGAAGCAG GCTTCCAACCTGGAGACGGCCATCGCCGACGCTGAGCAGCGCGGGGACAACGCCCTGAAGGACGCCCGGGCCAAGCTGGACGAGCTGGAGGCCGCCCTGCACCAGGCCAAAGAGGAGCTGGCCAGGATGATGCACGAGTACCAGGAACTCATGAGCCTGAAGCTGGCCCTGGACATGGAGATCGCCACCTACCGCAAGCTGCTGGAGAGCGAGGAGTGCCG GATGTCGGGAGAATTTCCCTCCCCTGTCAGCATCT CCATCATCAGCAGCACCAGTGGTAGCGGTGGCCGTGGCTTCCAGCCCAGCTCAGTCAGCGGAGGCTACGTGGCCAACAGCAGCAGCTGCATCTCTGGCGTGTGCAGCGCCCGCGGTGGGGAGGCCCGGAGCCGGAGCAGCACCGCCGACTACAAGGATGCCCTGGGGAAGGGCTCCAGCCTGAGTGCCCCCTCCAAGAAAGCCAGTCGGTAG